From Synoicihabitans lomoniglobus, the proteins below share one genomic window:
- a CDS encoding TonB-dependent receptor, with translation MPKIAHFFARSVPLLFPAALWAQTTAPQDGVIELEAVEVTSQFRVQEIQDVPIPVTAYSGAALEALGIRQYKDLAPFVPGFMVQEQSPNNPGINIRGVTTDSGDPRSETRVSLFQDGVSISRSRGSVVELFDMERVEVLKGPQGTLFGRGAEIGAVSLIQNKAQNATQMRLTAGTGSFGSTLFEGMFNAPIIEDTFFGRVAFTAAQRDGTIDNVADGSTLNGKETSALRASFRWQPTGDTTVDFIFNYQNDNPPGTSFKSGTIAPPGGDTSPYTFAALNRGRDLYIDRSVWGGTLLFNTKLTDTWSLSSITGYREFDSFEQFDADGSFVDLLEFAEDATGDQFSQEFRFNFDNGGPFIGFVGAGLFREQGTQRVPFYGNEQQIWPFLSGSFRDGIIAAGVPAALAEFAIPAVNPFVPVTAYPASMAAFANPALPPSLQGLAFLAGVPLKGSHVEEYSARGETTAYDVFVDGTYRVTDRFELTGGFRFTAEDITSGYEAHRVSATPATVGFILGAGENIAFTPTNGVREETNDSTGWVGRLNARYELNDTTSTYASVSRGRRPEAVTISATGPATYLKEEVVWNYEIGVKGVSANRRLNWSAAAFTYDYANFQTTIADPAQPGRFITTDAGNATGIGAELAVQGALTESVSVFASYGYTDATFDDTGDNGRPQEFAGYSFRLTAENTFALGLTWTLPVDGIGQFWFTPVYQYKSEHFFDDNNGNFNFALREDGYSLVNLRAGWRSVNGRWELTGWIENIADEDYLIDAGNTGGSFGIPTFIAGSPRLWGVSATFNY, from the coding sequence ATGCCAAAAATCGCCCACTTCTTCGCGCGGTCCGTGCCGCTGCTGTTTCCGGCCGCCCTTTGGGCGCAGACCACGGCGCCTCAGGATGGCGTCATCGAACTCGAGGCTGTCGAGGTCACGTCCCAATTTCGCGTGCAGGAAATCCAGGACGTGCCGATTCCGGTGACCGCCTACTCCGGGGCAGCTCTCGAAGCCCTCGGTATTCGGCAATACAAGGACCTCGCTCCGTTCGTCCCCGGCTTCATGGTGCAGGAGCAGTCGCCCAACAACCCTGGCATCAACATCCGCGGCGTTACCACCGATAGCGGCGACCCGCGCAGCGAGACCCGCGTTTCCCTCTTCCAGGACGGCGTCTCCATCAGTCGTTCGCGCGGCAGCGTCGTCGAGCTGTTCGACATGGAACGCGTCGAAGTGCTCAAGGGACCGCAGGGCACACTCTTCGGACGCGGAGCCGAAATCGGCGCCGTCTCGTTGATTCAAAACAAAGCCCAAAACGCCACCCAGATGCGGCTCACCGCCGGGACCGGCAGTTTCGGCAGCACCCTTTTTGAGGGCATGTTCAACGCCCCCATCATCGAGGACACGTTCTTTGGTCGTGTCGCCTTCACCGCCGCTCAACGCGACGGCACCATCGACAATGTGGCCGACGGTTCGACCCTCAATGGCAAGGAGACCTCGGCCTTGCGCGCGTCCTTCCGCTGGCAACCCACCGGCGACACGACGGTCGATTTCATCTTCAACTACCAAAACGACAATCCCCCCGGCACGTCGTTCAAGAGCGGCACGATTGCGCCTCCCGGCGGCGACACGTCCCCCTACACGTTCGCCGCCCTCAACCGCGGTCGCGACCTCTACATCGATCGTTCCGTCTGGGGCGGCACCCTGCTCTTCAATACCAAGCTCACCGACACCTGGTCGCTCAGCAGCATCACCGGCTATCGGGAATTCGATTCGTTCGAGCAATTCGATGCGGACGGCTCGTTCGTCGATTTGCTCGAATTCGCCGAGGACGCCACCGGCGATCAATTCAGCCAGGAATTTCGTTTCAACTTCGACAACGGCGGACCGTTCATCGGTTTCGTCGGCGCCGGTCTCTTTCGCGAGCAGGGCACGCAACGCGTGCCGTTCTACGGGAATGAGCAGCAGATCTGGCCGTTCCTTTCCGGCTCGTTTCGCGACGGTATCATCGCCGCCGGCGTGCCCGCCGCCCTCGCCGAGTTTGCCATCCCCGCCGTGAATCCGTTCGTGCCGGTCACCGCTTATCCGGCGAGCATGGCCGCGTTCGCCAATCCCGCCTTGCCTCCCAGTCTGCAAGGCTTGGCGTTCCTCGCCGGCGTCCCGCTCAAGGGTTCCCACGTCGAGGAGTATTCCGCCCGCGGTGAGACCACCGCCTACGATGTATTCGTCGACGGCACTTACCGTGTCACCGACCGCTTCGAGTTGACCGGCGGTTTTCGCTTCACTGCCGAGGACATCACCTCGGGCTACGAGGCCCACCGCGTCAGCGCCACACCCGCCACCGTGGGATTCATTCTGGGCGCCGGGGAGAACATTGCCTTTACGCCCACCAACGGAGTGCGCGAGGAAACCAACGATTCCACCGGCTGGGTCGGTCGTCTCAACGCCCGTTACGAGCTCAACGACACCACCAGCACCTACGCCAGCGTCTCCCGCGGTCGTCGCCCCGAAGCGGTCACCATCAGCGCCACCGGCCCCGCCACTTACCTGAAGGAAGAGGTCGTCTGGAACTACGAGATCGGCGTCAAGGGCGTCAGTGCCAACCGTCGTCTCAATTGGAGCGCCGCCGCCTTCACCTACGACTACGCCAACTTTCAGACTACCATCGCCGACCCCGCCCAACCCGGCCGGTTCATCACCACCGACGCCGGCAACGCCACCGGCATCGGCGCCGAACTTGCCGTGCAGGGCGCCCTCACCGAATCCGTCAGCGTGTTCGCCAGCTACGGCTACACCGATGCCACGTTCGACGACACCGGCGACAACGGCCGACCGCAGGAATTCGCGGGTTACAGCTTCCGCCTGACGGCCGAAAACACCTTCGCCCTCGGTCTCACGTGGACCCTGCCCGTCGACGGCATCGGCCAGTTCTGGTTCACGCCCGTTTACCAATACAAGTCCGAGCACTTCTTCGACGACAACAACGGCAACTTCAACTTCGCCCTGCGCGAGGATGGTTACAGCCTCGTCAATCTCCGGGCCGGCTGGCGCTCGGTCAATGGGCGCTGGGAGCTCACCGGCTGGATCGAAAACATCGCCGACGAGGATTACCTCATCGATGCGGGCAATACCGGCGGCTCCTTCGGCATTCCGACGTTCATCGCCGGCTCGCCGCGCCTCTGGGGCGTGAGCGCGACCTTCAACTACTAA
- a CDS encoding immunoglobulin domain-containing protein, whose protein sequence is MILGGLLAGLVGHAQSLEGDWFYRGIYAEGRGGPQKQYDQNFDAGTMSFEETGEGAYRVTVVDPEETQVLDLTLERVGDIYSGVLPTDSEPNATVREEVRITLHGEYASLVSLTWRTSNEAGLEGQSFEGSSAVYILSRSAFPSQSLVGFEGEYAYRLNGQAAVFEESDRRALVDIPSISMREVGGFIQANYQGSTLSYDVIMGSDPLGVAGETTRALAGVAVNTGAVQIDRHELRRYAMAVQLNDTDVAWMQFAVQMGTVNSGTTNQYYTLISVSAVAGVAERTIASRPEFTRNLPAEVAVLAGGDLFLSAEVTGVPTPQYQWYLSTTTDMPSFEPILATDTRFEFDSINNTSLSSTPTLVLREVTPAMDGYQFEVEAINASGGTQSVPTTLKVLAAPTARLPNLSVRTTLASAQTLAVGFVMTGGSKPLLVRAIGPTLGSFGVAGVMPDPRLGFNNASGVEIDANDDWSASLATTFGELGAFALDDGSKDAALRVDLSGLGTVSVNGPEGGTVLVEVYDIGESNETRLANVSARNQVGTGNDILIAGFVVSGDDPKNMLIRAVGPGLANYGITGYLGDPLLKIYKSDPADPNNALLVASNDNWSLGLKSSFQKTGAFDLTSLSLDAALVVTLEPGAYTAQVSGADGGIGEALVEIYELP, encoded by the coding sequence GTGATACTCGGAGGACTCCTGGCGGGTCTGGTCGGTCACGCGCAATCCCTGGAGGGTGATTGGTTCTATCGAGGAATCTACGCGGAAGGACGAGGCGGTCCCCAAAAGCAATACGACCAAAATTTCGATGCGGGCACGATGAGTTTTGAGGAGACAGGGGAAGGTGCCTACCGGGTGACGGTGGTGGACCCCGAGGAGACTCAAGTATTGGACCTCACCTTGGAGCGAGTCGGTGATATCTATTCCGGCGTATTGCCGACTGATTCTGAGCCGAATGCCACGGTGCGCGAAGAAGTGCGGATCACGCTGCATGGCGAATACGCCTCGTTGGTTTCACTCACCTGGAGAACGTCGAATGAAGCCGGCTTGGAGGGGCAGTCCTTCGAGGGCAGTTCGGCGGTGTATATCCTCTCGCGAAGCGCCTTTCCTTCGCAAAGTTTGGTGGGGTTTGAAGGGGAGTATGCCTATCGCTTGAATGGACAGGCAGCCGTTTTTGAGGAGTCCGACCGGAGAGCTTTGGTGGATATTCCTTCCATCAGTATGCGCGAGGTGGGCGGTTTCATACAGGCGAACTATCAAGGCAGCACGTTGAGTTATGATGTGATCATGGGATCCGACCCGCTGGGGGTCGCAGGAGAGACGACCCGGGCCCTAGCCGGTGTGGCGGTGAACACCGGTGCCGTGCAGATCGATCGACATGAGCTACGGCGCTATGCGATGGCGGTTCAGCTCAATGATACGGATGTGGCTTGGATGCAGTTCGCCGTGCAAATGGGCACGGTTAACTCCGGCACCACGAATCAATACTACACCCTGATCAGTGTGTCTGCGGTCGCAGGCGTGGCCGAGCGCACGATTGCTTCCCGGCCGGAGTTTACTCGCAATCTGCCGGCCGAGGTAGCGGTCTTGGCAGGGGGCGATCTGTTTCTTAGCGCGGAGGTGACGGGCGTTCCGACGCCGCAATACCAGTGGTATTTGTCGACGACGACGGACATGCCGTCTTTTGAGCCCATTCTGGCGACCGACACGCGATTCGAATTCGATTCGATCAATAATACCTCGTTGTCGTCCACACCGACACTGGTGTTGCGCGAAGTGACCCCGGCCATGGACGGTTACCAATTTGAGGTCGAGGCCATCAATGCATCCGGAGGCACCCAAAGTGTGCCGACGACGTTGAAAGTGCTGGCGGCACCGACGGCCCGGCTACCGAACCTCTCGGTGCGCACGACCTTGGCATCTGCTCAAACCCTGGCGGTGGGATTTGTGATGACCGGCGGCAGCAAGCCGTTGTTGGTGCGTGCGATTGGCCCCACGTTGGGCAGCTTCGGGGTGGCCGGTGTCATGCCCGATCCGCGTCTGGGGTTCAACAACGCCAGTGGCGTGGAGATTGATGCGAACGATGATTGGTCAGCGAGTCTGGCGACGACGTTTGGTGAACTAGGTGCCTTCGCACTGGATGACGGGAGCAAGGATGCGGCTTTGCGCGTCGATCTGTCCGGACTGGGCACCGTCAGTGTGAACGGACCGGAAGGCGGAACGGTTTTGGTCGAAGTTTACGACATCGGAGAAAGCAATGAAACGCGGTTGGCCAATGTGTCCGCTCGCAACCAAGTCGGCACGGGGAATGACATCTTGATCGCGGGTTTTGTAGTGAGCGGAGACGATCCGAAAAACATGTTGATCCGGGCCGTGGGACCCGGCTTGGCCAACTACGGCATCACGGGCTACCTGGGTGATCCGTTGCTGAAAATCTACAAGAGCGACCCGGCGGACCCGAACAATGCCCTGTTGGTCGCATCCAACGACAATTGGTCGCTGGGGCTCAAATCCAGTTTCCAAAAAACGGGCGCGTTTGACCTCACGTCATTGAGTTTGGACGCGGCCTTGGTGGTGACGTTGGAACCGGGGGCTTACACCGCGCAAGTCAGCGGTGCCGACGGTGGGATTGGCGAAGCGCTGGTGGAAATCTACGAGTTGCCCTGA
- the glpQ gene encoding glycerophosphodiester phosphodiesterase — protein sequence MMLRPLSLLVAGCALISSLNGTPPLIIAHRGASGYLPEHTLESAAYAHALHADYIEQDVVMSRDDVLVVLHDIHIDTTTDVASRFPKRHRADGRFYAVDFDWAELKSLSVRERFNPATDQPVFPARFPATPAAFRLCTMEAQLQLIAGLNRSTSRRVGVYPEIKAPSWHHAEGKDPGTALISLLAKYGYANANDPAFVQCFEADELVRLRESTGTTLRFVQLVGQDNVDLLTATNLPRVARYAQGIGPHIGQVLYHDGTPRPTVNLAHQFGLVVHPYTVRADALPPGLTDMNTLLELLFDGAGVDGVFTDHTDRAVAFLAPSRPD from the coding sequence ATGATGCTTCGCCCCCTCTCCCTTCTTGTCGCCGGATGTGCCCTCATCAGCAGTTTGAACGGCACTCCGCCGCTGATTATCGCCCACCGCGGCGCCAGTGGCTACCTGCCCGAACACACGCTCGAGTCGGCGGCCTACGCTCACGCGTTGCACGCCGACTACATCGAGCAGGATGTGGTCATGTCGCGGGACGACGTGCTCGTCGTGCTGCACGATATCCATATCGATACCACCACCGACGTCGCGAGCCGCTTTCCCAAACGTCACCGCGCCGACGGACGTTTCTACGCCGTGGATTTCGATTGGGCCGAGCTCAAGTCCCTGTCCGTCCGCGAGCGCTTTAACCCTGCGACCGATCAACCCGTTTTCCCGGCACGGTTTCCCGCTACGCCAGCCGCGTTTCGTCTGTGCACAATGGAGGCACAACTCCAACTCATTGCCGGACTCAATCGCAGCACCTCACGCCGAGTCGGGGTATATCCGGAAATCAAGGCGCCGTCGTGGCATCACGCCGAGGGCAAAGACCCCGGCACCGCACTCATTTCCCTCCTTGCGAAATACGGTTACGCCAACGCCAACGATCCGGCATTCGTGCAGTGCTTCGAAGCCGATGAACTGGTTCGCCTGCGCGAGAGCACCGGCACCACGCTTCGTTTTGTGCAGCTCGTCGGGCAAGACAACGTCGACCTTCTCACCGCCACCAACCTGCCGCGTGTTGCTCGCTATGCCCAAGGTATCGGACCGCATATCGGTCAGGTGCTATACCACGACGGCACGCCCCGACCGACCGTAAATCTGGCGCATCAATTCGGGCTGGTCGTGCATCCCTACACGGTGCGCGCCGATGCCCTTCCCCCGGGCCTCACCGACATGAATACGCTCCTCGAACTCCTATTTGACGGAGCCGGTGTCGACGGCGTGTTTACGGATCACACCGACCGAGCAGTTGCGTTCCTCGCCCCATCGCGCCCTGACTAA
- a CDS encoding HNH endonuclease translates to MEAVLEQPVLVLNRLWQAVNVIGAKRAFGLLARGHASVIHHATDDFRVFSFMDWMDFSVDNPPLDEMDAVHTPNTMVRLPRVILLTFFDKLPRKEIKLTRGNVFQRDKDTCQYCGRIFKREDLNLDHVIPRDRGGRTTWENIVCSCIKCNSHKANRLPHQAHMRLIRKPVRPKWRPVISLVLNNKQRERWKDFLDLAYWNVELEE, encoded by the coding sequence ATGGAAGCCGTCTTGGAACAACCTGTGTTGGTTTTAAATCGCCTTTGGCAGGCGGTTAACGTCATCGGCGCGAAACGCGCCTTTGGGCTGCTCGCGAGAGGGCACGCTTCCGTGATCCATCACGCGACCGACGACTTCCGCGTGTTCTCGTTCATGGATTGGATGGATTTCTCCGTCGATAATCCCCCGCTTGATGAGATGGATGCGGTGCACACGCCCAACACCATGGTGCGTTTGCCGCGGGTGATTTTGCTCACGTTTTTCGACAAACTGCCGCGCAAAGAGATCAAACTCACGCGGGGTAATGTTTTCCAGCGAGACAAGGACACCTGCCAATATTGCGGCCGCATATTTAAGCGCGAAGACTTGAATCTTGATCACGTCATCCCGCGCGATCGCGGTGGGCGCACGACGTGGGAGAACATCGTGTGTTCGTGCATCAAGTGCAATTCGCACAAGGCCAACCGGCTGCCGCACCAGGCGCACATGCGGCTCATCCGCAAACCGGTGCGACCCAAATGGCGGCCGGTCATTTCGCTCGTGCTGAACAACAAACAACGCGAGCGCTGGAAGGACTTCCTCGACCTCGCGTATTGGAACGTCGAGTTGGAAGAGTAA
- a CDS encoding alkaline phosphatase D family protein — translation MHRRQFLQRFLQGAGCFAVSAAMPGSPRLWAATGKHAAGRFHFPQGLASGDPTPDSIMLWTRVESLTGETEPIPLVLQVATDDTFRRVVAERTVLATLGSDHTVRVFVDQLQSDTRYYYRFRAGADVTDLLGRTRTAPTATADRPVNLGFASCQSYEGGYYHAWRTLLNEDLAATEADQLDFVLHLGDFIYEALGYGETRKIESLPSGGGTPPEWAGGVYAVTLEDYRFLYKTYLRDPDLRAARARWPFINTWDDHEFSDDCWQSVSTYTNQPLAEQRRKVAANQAWFEFIPAVLSDHSGSAGISNQAHDFKPASVQNAPLSGRVDDHGLDQETNNLKALATLSIYRSFRYGQHVELVVTDTRSHRSAHPVPAELNQQISGSARYVTPWEIIKIFDAGRTFNGGNPPAEIPLGPDKRIPNVNRHAPAGTMLGAAQKAWFKSTLKASDATWKIWGNSLPLQPLRLDFHHLDPAKGAELAFTTDCWDGYPSERAELLQFVADENIPNLISLTGDHHAHFAGSIAPDFDADAPHWVGAEFAVAGISSQSVFEGVLGYTKPDSPLRPLTTFDARPFGRPEAQTDNLNTSFLWGTAAAMTAAQTGDLGKALSARNPRQNRHLAYCDTHAYGVARVRIAADRIHVEHIGIEPPHRDRGEKGALIQRRARFELPAWPGDQPAPKLSAPSFEGELPFPLA, via the coding sequence ATGCACCGCCGTCAATTTCTGCAGCGCTTCCTCCAAGGCGCCGGCTGCTTCGCCGTTTCCGCCGCCATGCCCGGCTCACCCCGACTATGGGCCGCCACGGGTAAGCACGCCGCCGGGCGTTTCCATTTTCCGCAAGGCCTCGCGTCCGGCGACCCCACGCCCGACAGCATCATGTTGTGGACGCGCGTCGAGTCACTCACCGGCGAGACCGAGCCCATTCCGCTCGTCCTGCAGGTCGCCACCGATGACACTTTCCGCCGCGTAGTGGCCGAACGCACCGTGTTGGCAACACTCGGCAGCGATCACACCGTTCGTGTATTCGTGGATCAGCTACAGTCCGACACCCGCTACTATTACCGTTTCCGCGCCGGAGCCGATGTGACCGATCTGCTCGGTCGCACCCGCACTGCCCCCACCGCCACCGCCGACCGTCCGGTCAACCTCGGTTTCGCGTCCTGCCAGAGTTACGAAGGCGGCTACTACCACGCGTGGCGCACCCTCCTCAATGAGGACCTCGCCGCCACCGAGGCCGATCAACTCGACTTCGTGCTGCACCTCGGCGACTTCATTTACGAGGCGCTCGGCTATGGCGAGACGCGCAAAATCGAAAGCCTGCCCAGCGGCGGCGGCACCCCGCCCGAATGGGCCGGCGGCGTCTATGCCGTCACCCTCGAAGACTACCGGTTTCTCTACAAAACTTACCTCCGCGATCCCGATCTGCGCGCCGCCCGCGCCCGCTGGCCGTTCATCAACACGTGGGACGACCACGAGTTCTCCGACGATTGCTGGCAGTCGGTCTCGACCTATACCAACCAACCACTCGCCGAACAGCGCCGCAAAGTCGCCGCCAATCAAGCGTGGTTCGAGTTCATCCCCGCCGTCCTGTCCGACCATTCCGGCTCGGCTGGCATCTCCAACCAGGCCCACGATTTCAAACCCGCTTCGGTGCAGAACGCGCCACTCTCCGGTCGTGTCGACGACCACGGCTTGGACCAGGAAACCAACAACCTCAAGGCCCTCGCCACCCTGTCGATCTACCGGTCGTTTCGCTACGGCCAACATGTCGAACTCGTCGTCACCGATACCCGCTCGCACCGGTCCGCCCATCCCGTGCCCGCGGAGCTCAACCAACAGATTTCCGGTTCCGCCCGCTACGTCACCCCGTGGGAGATTATCAAAATCTTCGACGCCGGCCGCACGTTCAACGGCGGCAACCCTCCGGCCGAGATTCCGCTCGGTCCGGATAAAAGGATCCCCAACGTAAACCGCCACGCGCCCGCCGGCACCATGCTCGGCGCAGCGCAAAAGGCATGGTTCAAATCGACACTCAAAGCTTCCGACGCCACCTGGAAAATCTGGGGCAACTCCCTGCCTCTGCAGCCGCTCCGGCTCGACTTTCACCACCTCGATCCAGCCAAAGGCGCGGAGCTCGCCTTCACCACCGACTGCTGGGACGGCTACCCCAGCGAGCGAGCGGAGCTGTTGCAGTTCGTCGCCGACGAGAACATCCCGAATCTCATTTCCCTGACCGGCGATCACCATGCCCACTTCGCCGGCTCGATCGCGCCGGACTTCGATGCCGATGCTCCACATTGGGTCGGAGCCGAATTCGCCGTCGCGGGTATCAGTTCCCAAAGCGTGTTCGAAGGCGTGCTCGGCTACACCAAACCCGATAGCCCCTTGCGACCGCTGACAACATTCGACGCTCGCCCCTTCGGCCGTCCGGAAGCGCAAACCGACAACCTCAACACGTCCTTTCTCTGGGGCACCGCCGCAGCCATGACCGCCGCCCAAACCGGTGACTTGGGCAAAGCGTTGTCCGCCCGCAATCCTCGCCAAAACCGTCACCTCGCGTATTGCGACACGCATGCCTACGGCGTCGCGCGGGTGCGCATCGCCGCGGATCGCATTCACGTCGAACACATCGGTATCGAGCCTCCCCATCGGGACCGCGGAGAAAAAGGCGCGCTCATTCAGAGACGCGCCCGGTTCGAATTGCCCGCCTGGCCCGGCGACCAACCGGCCCCGAAACTATCCGCGCCCTCGTTCGAGGGTGAACTCCCGTTCCCTCTCGCATGA